Proteins encoded within one genomic window of Desulfotalea psychrophila LSv54:
- the traI gene encoding TraI/MobA(P) family conjugative relaxase, with translation MICKIEQAKGAKGSYRKLANYIADANNDGEKCLATWTVGGAIEDDYNLVIDEVVVTQSFNRRVQGNTYHLIISFPPEDRQKLDVEICKKIEQNFAEILGFDEHQRHCGIHDNTSNMHIAYNMIDPLTKKKNSPGWDKIKCTQLCRELEIENNLKIVGSIKEKAGEQAVNSKAQNVDAHAGKQSLLNYVLDCKEPLRDILERATTWQELQEGFSIYGLTVRLRGNGCVISAIGSVKQNHIKASSLGREFLKAFLEKKFGEFEKRAEKYETKEKYQNARTWNQFVYRMKRYFGSEMER, from the coding sequence ATGATATGTAAGATTGAGCAGGCTAAAGGCGCAAAGGGGTCTTATCGCAAGCTGGCAAACTACATCGCTGATGCCAACAACGATGGCGAAAAGTGTCTGGCAACATGGACTGTCGGGGGAGCAATCGAAGATGATTATAATTTAGTGATTGATGAGGTGGTTGTCACACAGAGTTTTAACCGTCGCGTTCAGGGGAACACCTACCACCTAATTATCTCATTCCCTCCAGAAGATAGACAGAAACTAGATGTAGAAATTTGTAAAAAAATTGAGCAAAATTTTGCTGAAATACTTGGCTTTGATGAACACCAGCGACACTGCGGAATTCATGATAATACCAGCAATATGCATATTGCCTATAATATGATTGATCCTTTAACGAAAAAAAAGAATAGCCCTGGTTGGGATAAAATCAAATGTACTCAACTTTGCAGAGAGCTAGAGATTGAAAACAATTTGAAAATAGTGGGGTCGATAAAAGAGAAGGCGGGAGAACAGGCGGTCAACAGTAAGGCTCAGAATGTAGATGCTCATGCAGGGAAGCAGTCCTTGCTTAACTATGTGTTAGATTGTAAAGAGCCTTTAAGGGATATTTTAGAGAGGGCCACAACGTGGCAGGAGTTGCAGGAAGGGTTCTCGATTTATGGTTTAACCGTAAGGTTAAGGGGCAACGGTTGTGTTATTTCTGCTATCGGATCGGTAAAGCAAAACCACATCAAGGCCAGCAGCTTAGGGCGTGAATTTTTAAAAGCTTTTTTGGAAAAAAAGTTCGGTGAATTTGAAAAAAGAGCTGAAAAGTACGAAACAAAGGAAAAATATCAAAATGCGAGAACCTGGAACCAGTTTGTCTATCGAATGAAACGATATTTTGGTTCAGAGATGGAGAGGTAA
- a CDS encoding plasmid mobilization protein gives MVGKKVVRNRTLKAHVTLQEYELIIKKVYYTGLTQSEFIRRALLGKKIESMEGRPSFLDLLKVNGDLGRLGGLFKFYLSGNSPTNFDPIELRRVLKEIESTQKKINPYYK, from the coding sequence ATGGTTGGAAAGAAAGTGGTTAGAAATCGTACTCTAAAGGCACATGTTACCCTTCAGGAATATGAGTTGATTATCAAGAAAGTTTATTATACGGGGTTGACGCAGTCTGAGTTTATTCGCAGGGCTTTATTAGGTAAAAAAATTGAATCCATGGAGGGAAGACCATCTTTTCTTGATCTTTTGAAGGTCAATGGGGATCTGGGGAGGCTTGGAGGGCTGTTTAAATTTTATTTGAGCGGCAACAGCCCAACTAACTTTGATCCGATAGAGTTAAGGAGGGTTCTGAAAGAGATTGAATCAACACAAAAAAAAATTAATCCCTATTATAAATAA
- a CDS encoding helix-turn-helix domain-containing protein produces the protein MLLVSTKEIGDALRHKRKQMGLSQSELGKRVGLDQKKVSLMENGNPNTRVESLLRLLSALELGVVLQPKADSSQNDSTDF, from the coding sequence ATGCTACTTGTTTCAACAAAAGAGATTGGTGATGCTCTGCGACATAAGCGTAAACAGATGGGGCTTAGCCAGTCAGAACTTGGCAAGCGGGTAGGGCTTGATCAGAAAAAGGTATCATTGATGGAAAATGGCAACCCAAATACACGGGTGGAGAGTTTGTTACGTCTGCTTTCGGCATTGGAGTTAGGGGTAGTTTTGCAACCTAAGGCGGACTCTTCACAGAACGATAGTACAGATTTTTAA
- a CDS encoding AAA family ATPase has product MSISLDKLTIRGFKSIRELVDFELADLNVVVGGNGAGKSNLISFFKMLRALIDGNLNRYVIEHGGAGDLLFNGRKTTEKMEFETHFNSRGYRFKLIPTPKDACSLEEEARYYESGLTGWWELGDSHDGTSRMVSEVTENRSDGQYSKPIYDAISSWQIYHFHDTGSRAGMRHYEIIQDNKSLRADASNIGPFLLKLKKKHPQEYKDILNAIRLVTPFFEDFLLEPRESGNKEEVNISWRQNGSDYPMQPYHLSDGSIRFICLATALLQPMPPAAIIIDEPELGLHPAAIVILAELIQIASQKTQVIIATQSPALMDQFAIEDIIVVNREDGASTFKRLKEESFSEWLKSYSVGELWTKNVIAGGPVHE; this is encoded by the coding sequence ATGTCAATTTCTTTAGACAAACTAACCATTCGTGGCTTCAAATCCATCAGGGAGTTGGTTGATTTTGAGCTGGCTGATCTAAATGTGGTTGTGGGTGGAAATGGTGCCGGAAAAAGTAACCTGATTTCTTTTTTTAAAATGCTTCGAGCCCTGATCGACGGTAATTTAAACCGCTATGTAATAGAACACGGCGGCGCTGGTGATCTCCTTTTCAATGGCAGAAAAACAACTGAAAAAATGGAATTTGAAACCCACTTTAATTCAAGAGGTTACCGTTTTAAATTGATTCCAACACCAAAAGATGCCTGTTCGCTTGAAGAGGAAGCTCGTTATTATGAGTCCGGCTTAACAGGTTGGTGGGAATTGGGAGACAGCCATGACGGTACGTCGCGCATGGTCAGCGAAGTGACGGAAAACAGATCCGATGGCCAGTACAGTAAACCGATATATGATGCCATTAGTTCCTGGCAGATTTATCACTTTCATGACACCGGTTCTAGGGCGGGTATGCGTCATTACGAGATTATTCAGGATAATAAAAGTCTACGTGCCGATGCCTCTAATATAGGGCCATTTTTGCTCAAACTCAAAAAGAAGCACCCGCAGGAATATAAAGATATCCTTAACGCCATTCGTCTAGTCACCCCCTTCTTTGAAGATTTTCTTCTTGAACCACGAGAGAGTGGAAATAAGGAGGAGGTAAATATCAGCTGGAGGCAAAATGGATCGGATTATCCGATGCAACCTTACCACCTCTCCGATGGCTCTATTCGATTTATCTGCCTGGCAACAGCCCTACTTCAACCTATGCCGCCAGCCGCAATAATCATTGATGAACCTGAGTTAGGGTTGCACCCTGCCGCCATTGTCATTCTAGCGGAACTCATCCAAATAGCCTCACAAAAGACACAGGTGATTATTGCCACTCAATCTCCCGCTTTGATGGATCAATTTGCCATTGAAGATATTATTGTTGTCAATCGGGAGGATGGCGCTTCAACATTCAAGAGACTGAAAGAGGAGAGCTTTTCAGAATGGTTGAAGAGTTATTCCGTCGGCGAGCTTTGGACCAAAAATGTGATTGCAGGAGGTCCGGTTCATGAGTGA
- a CDS encoding DUF4276 family protein, protein MSDFIEVMVIVEGKTEENFVKSLLSKYLSERNIFMSATQVTKLGQKGGDVRFERVKNDIGLHLKQRADTYVTTLVDYYGIKEWPGLDEVPPRSTPTKIAQIVNRATSDKVRALFSSLNTDRRFVPYIAIHEFEALLFSDSRILASELGISEEEVTSVLVKCSEPEAINNSPETAPSKRLDGWAKNGKFAKTSAGIAIAKIIGIAAMRDRCPVFNDWLERLEMIQRDLP, encoded by the coding sequence ATGAGTGATTTTATCGAGGTGATGGTCATTGTCGAAGGAAAAACTGAAGAGAACTTTGTTAAAAGCCTGTTAAGTAAATATCTTTCTGAAAGAAATATCTTTATGTCTGCCACACAAGTTACTAAACTGGGGCAAAAGGGCGGTGATGTTCGTTTTGAACGAGTTAAAAATGATATTGGACTTCACTTAAAACAACGGGCTGACACTTATGTAACCACATTGGTCGATTATTACGGCATAAAAGAATGGCCTGGGTTAGATGAGGTTCCACCTCGGTCCACTCCGACCAAGATTGCACAAATTGTTAACCGAGCGACTAGCGATAAAGTGAGGGCGCTTTTTTCAAGTCTGAATACAGATCGACGCTTTGTGCCCTATATTGCAATTCATGAATTTGAGGCGTTACTATTTTCTGACAGTCGTATTCTTGCTTCAGAGCTAGGAATAAGTGAAGAGGAGGTTACATCTGTCCTCGTAAAATGCAGCGAGCCGGAGGCGATTAACAACAGTCCTGAAACGGCTCCCTCAAAGCGGCTTGATGGCTGGGCAAAGAACGGTAAATTTGCAAAAACGAGTGCCGGAATTGCTATCGCCAAAATAATAGGAATTGCTGCTATGCGTGATAGATGCCCAGTTTTCAATGACTGGCTTGAAAGGTTGGAGATGATTCAGAGAGATTTGCCATGA